A single region of the Hyphomicrobiales bacterium genome encodes:
- a CDS encoding Sugar transport protein has translation MSVAAAEAISEQKRPMTREERKVIIASSLGTVFEWYDFYLAGSLAINISMNFFSGVNPTAGFIFTLLGFAAGFAVRPFGALFFGRLGDLIGRKYTFLVTMTVMGISTFVVGLLPSYASIGIIAPIAFVACRLLQGLALGGEYGGAATYVAEHAPQGRRGFYTSWIQTTATVGLFLSLVVILILRVSMSTEAFNEWGWRVPFLLSILLLGVSIWIRLQLQESPAFVKMKEEGTGSKAPLKEAFGTWRNAKIGIIALLGGTAGQAVVWYTGQFYALFFLTQTLKIDGTTANILIALALLIGTPFFVVFGWLSDRIGRKPIILAGCLIAAIAYFPLFAALGKYGNPTLIAAQESAPVTVIANPAECSFQFNPVGTSSFTTSCDIAKSFLARNAVNYANEAAPAGTIAKIRIGDQVIESFDARAAGAEAATRTAAFTKAATDAIRSHGYPAAADPAKINIVMMTLLLTVLVIFVTMVYGPIAALLVELFPTRIRYSGMSLPYHIGNGWFGGFLPPTAFAIVAATGNIYSGLWYPIIIALMTFVVGLLLMPETKDRDIFTYEGDK, from the coding sequence ATGAGCGTCGCGGCAGCAGAAGCGATATCCGAGCAGAAGCGCCCCATGACTCGCGAAGAGCGCAAAGTTATCATTGCGTCTTCGCTTGGCACGGTCTTTGAATGGTATGATTTTTACTTGGCGGGTTCCCTCGCCATCAATATTTCGATGAATTTCTTTTCCGGCGTCAATCCGACGGCCGGATTTATTTTTACGTTGCTGGGCTTCGCCGCCGGCTTCGCAGTGCGGCCCTTCGGTGCCTTGTTCTTCGGACGGCTCGGCGACCTCATCGGCAGAAAGTATACGTTCCTCGTGACGATGACCGTCATGGGTATTTCGACCTTCGTCGTCGGCCTGCTGCCCAGCTACGCCTCTATCGGCATCATCGCCCCGATTGCCTTCGTCGCCTGCCGCCTGCTGCAGGGCCTCGCGCTCGGCGGTGAATATGGTGGCGCCGCGACCTATGTGGCGGAGCACGCACCCCAGGGACGCCGAGGCTTCTATACGTCATGGATCCAGACGACCGCGACGGTCGGCCTGTTCCTGTCGCTCGTCGTCATTCTCATCCTGCGTGTGTCGATGTCGACCGAAGCCTTCAACGAATGGGGCTGGCGCGTTCCCTTCCTCCTGTCGATCCTTCTGCTCGGCGTGTCCATCTGGATCCGTCTGCAGCTCCAGGAATCCCCCGCCTTCGTGAAGATGAAGGAAGAAGGCACGGGCTCGAAAGCCCCCCTCAAGGAAGCTTTCGGTACATGGCGGAATGCCAAGATCGGCATCATCGCGCTGCTCGGCGGCACCGCCGGCCAGGCCGTTGTCTGGTATACAGGCCAGTTCTACGCCCTGTTCTTCCTGACACAGACCTTGAAGATTGACGGAACGACAGCGAATATTCTGATCGCTCTCGCTCTCCTCATAGGCACACCCTTCTTCGTGGTCTTCGGCTGGCTGTCCGATCGCATCGGCCGCAAGCCCATCATCCTAGCGGGCTGCCTGATCGCCGCGATCGCCTATTTCCCGCTGTTCGCCGCGCTTGGCAAATATGGCAATCCCACCTTGATCGCGGCGCAGGAAAGCGCGCCGGTGACAGTCATCGCCAACCCGGCCGAATGCTCGTTCCAGTTCAACCCTGTGGGCACATCGAGCTTCACGACTTCTTGCGATATCGCCAAATCCTTCCTGGCCCGCAATGCCGTGAACTACGCGAATGAAGCAGCTCCGGCGGGTACAATCGCGAAGATCCGCATCGGCGACCAGGTCATCGAGTCTTTCGACGCCCGCGCGGCCGGCGCCGAAGCCGCCACCCGCACAGCCGCCTTCACAAAGGCCGCAACGGACGCCATCCGTTCCCACGGCTATCCCGCCGCGGCGGATCCCGCCAAGATCAACATAGTCATGATGACGCTCCTACTCACCGTCCTCGTGATCTTCGTGACGATGGTCTATGGCCCCATTGCCGCGTTGCTGGTGGAACTCTTCCCCACACGTATCCGCTACTCCGGCATGTCCTTGCCGTATCACATCGGCAACGGCTGGTTTGGCGGCTTCCTTCCGCCTACCGCCTTCGCCATCGTTGCGGCTACCGGCAATATTTACTCCGGCCTGTGGTATCCCATTATCATCGCACTGATGACGTTCGTGGTCGGTCTTCTCCTGATGCCCGAGACCAAGGATCGCGACATCTTCACTTACGAAGGGGACAAGTGA
- a CDS encoding putative HemS domain-containing protein (Evidence 3 : Putative function from multiple computational evidences) produces the protein MSSVSFELQHPPFAILSCLARLPVIQAVVRHDGVAHELFMPLEKLEGNTIIRASGSAASGAACGFMLATETVRSVVFSTILGLNDTYQPKIDWVAADGGILLSILGLDGEQAFLDVLAPLTRRRPSPAPRVIFPEGPAVAPDDPVAIPIREARDAGGRCEIRFEGLGAATSWSGRLRALTVGPQYINVIQDDMHLHLLGGAINQWKSDVRPDSRTFHASTAHGHCKLAIIVD, from the coding sequence ATGAGCAGCGTTTCGTTTGAACTGCAGCATCCGCCTTTCGCCATTTTGAGCTGCCTCGCCCGGTTGCCGGTCATCCAGGCCGTCGTCCGCCACGACGGTGTGGCGCATGAGCTGTTCATGCCCCTCGAAAAGCTCGAAGGGAACACAATCATCCGCGCATCGGGATCAGCGGCCAGCGGTGCGGCTTGCGGGTTCATGCTGGCGACCGAGACCGTTCGCTCGGTTGTTTTCAGCACGATCCTTGGCCTCAATGACACCTATCAGCCCAAGATTGATTGGGTCGCTGCCGACGGCGGCATTCTGCTGTCCATCCTGGGCCTCGATGGAGAGCAGGCTTTTCTTGATGTCCTCGCGCCTCTGACGCGCCGCCGGCCTTCACCAGCTCCCAGGGTCATCTTCCCCGAGGGGCCGGCGGTTGCGCCCGACGATCCCGTTGCAATCCCCATCCGCGAGGCGCGCGATGCCGGAGGCCGTTGCGAGATCAGGTTTGAGGGCCTCGGTGCCGCAACCTCGTGGTCGGGGCGACTGCGAGCCCTGACAGTCGGCCCGCAGTACATCAATGTCATCCAGGACGATATGCATCTTCACTTGCTCGGCGGAGCCATCAATCAGTGGAAGAGCGATGTTCGTCCGGATAGCCGGACGTTCCACGCCTCGACGGCGCATGGTCACTGCAAGCTCGCGATCATCGTCGACTAG
- a CDS encoding conserved exported hypothetical protein (Evidence 4 : Unknown function but conserved in other organisms), with protein sequence MRNFKPIKTLLCSAGAMVAATFMVASVPTPAEAQWRGGGGAHWGGRPGWGGGGPRFAPGVRPGWGGGGWNRPGWGYRPGWNAGWRPGWNGGWYARPGWRAGWYGGPAYGYGPYYGYGYGYGYDGWGAGAALATGAILGAGIAAAANSSRSYCYRAPRRVIVNGVWRTRTVTVCQR encoded by the coding sequence ATGCGAAATTTCAAACCCATTAAGACGCTTCTATGCAGCGCGGGCGCGATGGTCGCGGCGACCTTCATGGTCGCGAGCGTGCCAACCCCCGCCGAAGCGCAATGGAGAGGTGGCGGTGGCGCCCATTGGGGCGGCAGACCCGGTTGGGGAGGAGGCGGGCCGCGCTTCGCGCCCGGGGTGAGGCCGGGCTGGGGCGGCGGAGGCTGGAACCGTCCGGGCTGGGGGTATCGTCCGGGCTGGAATGCCGGATGGCGTCCCGGCTGGAATGGTGGCTGGTATGCCCGCCCCGGATGGCGAGCCGGCTGGTACGGTGGCCCTGCCTATGGCTATGGTCCCTACTACGGCTACGGCTACGGCTACGGATATGATGGCTGGGGGGCCGGCGCTGCCTTGGCGACGGGCGCTATTCTCGGAGCCGGCATCGCGGCGGCGGCCAATTCAAGTCGATCCTATTGCTACCGTGCCCCGCGCCGCGTGATCGTCAACGGCGTCTGGCGGACACGGACCGTCACGGTCTGCCAACGCTGA
- a CDS encoding conserved hypothetical protein (Evidence 4 : Unknown function but conserved in other organisms), which yields MEVTRACFRNEPQALANGIEDEIMIRSVSFNGLSKKVVAAGLAGLTLLGGLAAGAGEASAGWYGRQGYYRYHGGNGGAVAAGIVGGLALGALAAGAARASAPPPPPWAYDAYDEGPACYVAPRRVWVEGWGWTVRRITVCD from the coding sequence ATGGAAGTGACGAGAGCCTGCTTTCGCAATGAACCACAGGCTCTCGCCAATGGTATCGAGGATGAGATTATGATCCGTTCCGTTTCGTTCAACGGCCTGTCCAAGAAAGTTGTTGCGGCCGGTCTTGCCGGCCTGACGCTCCTCGGCGGGCTCGCGGCCGGCGCGGGGGAAGCGTCGGCGGGTTGGTATGGCCGGCAGGGCTATTATCGTTATCACGGCGGCAATGGCGGGGCGGTCGCCGCCGGTATCGTCGGAGGCCTGGCGCTTGGTGCGCTCGCTGCCGGAGCGGCGCGCGCGTCCGCCCCTCCGCCCCCTCCATGGGCCTATGATGCCTATGACGAGGGCCCGGCTTGCTATGTCGCGCCCCGACGTGTCTGGGTCGAGGGATGGGGCTGGACCGTGCGCCGCATCACGGTCTGCGACTGA